The Candidatus Binataceae bacterium DNA segment CACCTACTAACACGATTGGTCTAGGCGCCGTGGGTTGTGCCCATCGCTGACTAAGCGAATCGAGCACCGCTTGGGTGGTTGCCATGATGTGTTGCCGCGATGCTACCATGCCGCGCGAGGGAAGCGGTCATGCCACGCACGCTCGTCAGGCTCAACGCTCGCGATATCCGGATGCCGACCTCGGAGAGCAAGGCGGGCTCGGACGCGATGCACGTTGACCCGGACTATTCCGGTGCCTACGTGATTCTCCAAACCGATGCAGGCGATGGTCTCTGCGGCCATGGCATGACCTTCACCATCGGCCGGGGCAACGAAATCTGCGTTGCTGCGATTAACGCACTCAAGCCTCTGGTCGTGGGGCTGAGCCTCGAATCCATCATCGGGGACATGGCGGGTTTCTGGCGGCGCCTCAGCGGGGAAAGCCAGCTCAGATGGATCGGCCCAGAGAAGGGGGTGATTCATCTCGCCACCGCCGCGATCGTGAACGCGATTTGGGACCTGTGGGCCAAGGTGGAAGGCAAGCCGGTATGGCAGCTGGTCGCCGACCTGACTCCCGAGCAGTTCGTCGATTGCATCGACTTCCGCTACCTGACTGATGCGCTCACCCGCGACGAGGCGCTCCAAATCCTGCGTGACAAG contains these protein-coding regions:
- a CDS encoding enolase C-terminal domain-like protein yields the protein MPRTLVRLNARDIRMPTSESKAGSDAMHVDPDYSGAYVILQTDAGDGLCGHGMTFTIGRGNEICVAAINALKPLVVGLSLESIIGDMAGFWRRLSGESQLRWIGPEKGVIHLATAAIVNAIWDLWAKVEGKPVWQLVADLTPEQFVDCIDFRYLTDALTRDEALQILRDKLPTRAAREAEMRKDGYPAYITSAGWMGYPDDLVRKLCREARAAGWTRFKIKVGRDSDENVRRAALVREEIGRDALMMMDANQAWDVGEAIALMRPLAEFHPL